The Marinobacter subterrani genome has a segment encoding these proteins:
- a CDS encoding LPS-assembly lipoprotein LptE yields the protein MWLPTDMRRLSALTPVIRLSAAASLMALLAGCGFQLRGAPPVSAALQPLAVDCSSPVPETLCLSIREQLKLGDIKLAPVEQADYILRLADFEQDRRASAITSRAVAAEYTLRHSIAIEVVSSDRIPIVATTRLNTTESYRYDETNVLAKQREEEALRRQLNDRLAQQVLFRLAPLSAARIDAIRAEFQRMQDADAPATGKP from the coding sequence ATGTGGTTGCCAACTGATATGCGCCGGCTCTCTGCTCTGACACCGGTGATCCGCCTCTCGGCTGCCGCCTCCCTGATGGCGCTGCTGGCGGGCTGCGGGTTTCAGCTGCGCGGCGCGCCCCCGGTTTCCGCGGCCCTCCAACCTCTTGCAGTGGATTGCTCGTCGCCGGTTCCCGAAACGCTTTGCCTTTCCATCAGGGAACAGCTCAAACTCGGGGACATAAAACTCGCTCCCGTCGAGCAGGCTGACTACATTCTGCGCCTGGCGGACTTTGAGCAGGACCGGCGCGCGAGTGCCATCACCTCCCGGGCGGTCGCGGCGGAGTATACACTTCGGCACTCCATAGCCATTGAAGTGGTCAGCTCCGACCGCATTCCCATCGTCGCCACCACCCGCCTGAACACGACTGAAAGCTACCGGTACGATGAGACCAACGTACTGGCCAAGCAGCGCGAGGAAGAGGCACTGCGCCGGCAACTGAACGACCGCCTGGCACAACAGGTGCTCTTTCGCCTGGCGCCTCTGAGTGCCGCACGGATTGACGCCATACGGGCAGAATTTCAACGCATGCAGGATGCCGACGCCCCAGCAACAGGCAAGCCATGA
- the holA gene encoding DNA polymerase III subunit delta: MKTNPGQLPQLLKKSLAPVYLISGDEPLLVQECCDQVRKAAKDAGFHDRLTFHTDHQLDWSAVGDEFSAMSLFAEKRRIEIHLPTGKLGDGRTVLERVLEEPPEDIVLLLISARLDASETRRKWYKELQGKGVHVPVWPIDADKFQSWLQQRASNRGLSLTRGALAIMSERLEGNLLAASQELDRLSLLARGNTIDEETVEQAVQDSSRFTGFELVTELVSGRAPHACKMISVLQQEGENPLGLLAVLTRDLNLLLELKSSAGRAETPAAFLKKRGVFQPQRARAMEQAARRLNRTQLHEAIALCSQIDRATKGFDPLSPWHYLRDMSALLAARA; this comes from the coding sequence ATGAAGACCAATCCAGGACAGCTGCCACAGCTACTGAAGAAGAGTCTCGCACCGGTTTACCTGATTTCAGGGGATGAACCGCTGCTTGTCCAGGAGTGTTGCGATCAGGTCCGAAAGGCTGCCAAAGATGCCGGCTTCCACGATCGCCTGACATTTCATACCGATCATCAGTTGGACTGGAGCGCGGTCGGGGACGAATTCAGCGCCATGTCCCTGTTCGCTGAAAAACGACGTATCGAGATTCACCTGCCAACCGGCAAGCTCGGGGACGGCCGCACCGTGCTCGAGCGTGTGCTTGAGGAACCACCTGAAGACATCGTACTTTTGCTGATCAGCGCCCGCCTGGATGCATCCGAAACCCGCCGCAAATGGTACAAAGAGCTCCAGGGCAAAGGTGTGCATGTACCTGTGTGGCCGATTGATGCCGACAAATTCCAGAGCTGGCTTCAACAGAGGGCCAGCAATCGCGGCCTCAGCCTGACCCGAGGCGCCCTGGCGATCATGAGCGAACGCCTTGAAGGCAACCTGCTCGCCGCCAGCCAGGAACTGGACCGGCTGTCGCTGCTGGCGCGTGGCAATACTATTGATGAAGAAACCGTTGAACAGGCGGTACAGGACAGTTCCCGATTTACCGGCTTCGAACTGGTCACCGAGCTGGTCTCCGGCCGGGCGCCTCACGCCTGCAAGATGATCAGTGTGCTGCAGCAGGAGGGCGAAAATCCGCTTGGCTTACTGGCGGTCCTGACCCGCGACCTGAACCTGCTACTCGAGCTGAAATCGTCGGCAGGCCGGGCTGAAACTCCGGCCGCATTCCTGAAGAAACGCGGAGTGTTCCAGCCCCAGAGGGCGCGGGCCATGGAGCAGGCCGCCCGCCGGCTGAACCGCACTCAGCTGCACGAAGCCATTGCACTGTGCAGCCAGATCGACCGAGCGACCAAGGGCTTCGACCCGCTCTCGCCCTGGCACTACCTCAGAGACATGTCCGCCCTTCTGGCCGCCCGCGCCTGA
- a CDS encoding endonuclease produces MKRLLQILTALLFLMTTTIVIGQNLRFSDPETVISDHFWGDLYANGGNSFFCDTPFTSKGFLLTDGYIYPLADVRSALECGTSRECEQDNRYRQIASDMHNMVPVRSRTKMHRRNVRYEELGSSVAEDECGIRESAQFFEPPARVKGDVARTMAYMVDTYQLPWLGAASVFKSWNRLDPPDDGERTRHRRVAEIQGNENLYVTNPDRMEML; encoded by the coding sequence ATGAAAAGACTCTTACAGATCCTCACAGCTCTCCTCTTCCTGATGACGACGACCATCGTGATCGGCCAGAACCTGCGCTTCAGTGATCCGGAAACCGTCATTTCCGACCACTTCTGGGGCGATCTCTATGCCAACGGCGGGAATTCATTCTTTTGCGACACCCCGTTTACCAGCAAAGGCTTCCTGCTGACCGACGGATACATCTACCCGCTGGCCGACGTGCGCAGCGCGCTCGAGTGCGGCACGTCGCGGGAGTGCGAGCAAGACAACCGCTACCGGCAGATTGCGTCCGACATGCACAATATGGTGCCGGTACGCAGTCGAACGAAAATGCATCGGCGCAATGTCCGGTACGAGGAGCTTGGGTCTTCCGTCGCCGAAGATGAATGCGGCATCCGCGAGAGCGCCCAATTCTTCGAGCCTCCAGCCCGGGTTAAAGGAGATGTTGCCCGGACGATGGCCTACATGGTGGACACCTACCAATTGCCCTGGCTGGGCGCTGCTTCCGTGTTCAAGAGCTGGAACCGCCTGGACCCGCCCGATGACGGCGAACGCACCCGCCATCGCCGAGTTGCCGAAATCCAGGGAAATGAAAACCTTTACGTAACCAATCCGGATCGTATGGAAATGCTCTGA
- a CDS encoding acyl-CoA dehydrogenase C-terminal domain-containing protein — protein MADYQAPLRDMRFVLNEVFDAPALWASLPKVAENVDPDTADAILEEAGKITSGVLAPLNREGDEQGTQWNNGEVTAPEGFKEAYQTIVEGGWNGLGGNPEFGGMGMPKTLVAQFEEMMQGANMAFGLAPMLTAGACLALDAHGSQELKEKYLPNMYSGVWSGAMDLTEPHAGTDLGIIRTKAEPNDDGSFNVTGTKIFITWGEHDMAENIIHLVLAKLPDAPKGPKGISLFLVPKFMVNDDGSLGERNSFSCGSIEKKMGIKGSATCVMNFDGAKGWLVGEENKGLAAMFTMMNYERLGVGIQGIGAAEASLQSAREYALDRTQSRAPTGAQQPEKAADPILVHPDVRRMLLTMKGYVEGGRAFSTYVAQWLDISKYAEDDDRRKHAEGMVALLTPVAKAFLTDRGLEACIMGQQVFGGHGFIREWGQEQLVRDCRITQIYEGTNGIQALDLMGRKVVGSQGKLYELFAQDVATFLEENSGDEHLRPFLEPLAAAVERLDDVTEHVIKQAGDNPNAVGAASVDYLDLFGLTAVGYMWAKIVKAAAPKAAGDTSGFYSGKLKTARFYFDRLLPKTVSLAEGIRSGSESMMALTAEEF, from the coding sequence ATGGCTGATTATCAGGCACCCTTACGTGACATGCGTTTCGTTCTGAATGAGGTTTTTGATGCGCCCGCCCTCTGGGCGTCCTTGCCGAAAGTGGCCGAAAACGTCGATCCGGATACGGCCGATGCCATCCTGGAAGAGGCCGGGAAGATTACCAGTGGCGTCCTCGCGCCGCTGAACCGTGAGGGTGACGAGCAGGGCACCCAGTGGAACAATGGCGAAGTGACTGCCCCCGAAGGTTTCAAGGAAGCCTACCAGACAATCGTTGAAGGTGGCTGGAACGGTCTGGGCGGTAACCCGGAGTTCGGCGGCATGGGTATGCCCAAGACTCTGGTGGCCCAGTTTGAAGAGATGATGCAGGGAGCCAATATGGCCTTTGGCCTGGCGCCCATGCTGACTGCCGGTGCCTGCCTCGCCCTGGACGCCCACGGCAGCCAGGAGTTGAAAGAAAAGTACCTTCCCAACATGTACTCCGGCGTCTGGTCCGGTGCCATGGATCTGACCGAACCCCATGCCGGCACCGACCTGGGTATTATCCGCACCAAGGCCGAACCCAATGACGACGGCTCTTTCAACGTTACCGGTACCAAGATTTTCATCACCTGGGGTGAGCACGACATGGCGGAGAACATCATCCACCTTGTGCTGGCCAAGCTGCCGGATGCTCCGAAAGGCCCCAAGGGTATTTCCCTGTTCCTGGTGCCCAAGTTCATGGTCAATGACGATGGCTCCCTGGGCGAGCGTAACAGCTTCAGCTGTGGTTCCATCGAGAAAAAAATGGGCATCAAGGGCTCTGCGACCTGCGTGATGAATTTCGACGGCGCCAAAGGCTGGCTGGTGGGCGAGGAGAACAAGGGCCTCGCGGCCATGTTCACCATGATGAACTATGAGCGTCTTGGTGTTGGCATTCAAGGTATCGGTGCTGCTGAGGCGTCACTGCAAAGTGCCCGGGAATATGCCCTCGACCGCACCCAGAGCCGCGCACCCACGGGTGCCCAGCAGCCCGAGAAGGCGGCTGATCCGATTCTGGTGCATCCGGATGTACGCCGCATGCTGCTGACCATGAAAGGTTATGTCGAAGGCGGCCGGGCTTTCTCAACCTACGTGGCCCAGTGGCTCGACATCTCCAAGTATGCCGAGGACGACGATCGTCGCAAGCACGCCGAAGGCATGGTGGCCTTGCTGACACCGGTCGCCAAGGCCTTCCTGACCGATCGCGGCCTGGAAGCCTGCATCATGGGCCAGCAGGTATTCGGTGGCCACGGCTTCATTCGCGAGTGGGGGCAGGAACAACTGGTTCGCGACTGCCGGATTACCCAGATCTACGAGGGGACCAACGGTATCCAGGCCCTTGATCTTATGGGGCGGAAAGTGGTTGGCAGCCAGGGCAAGCTTTACGAGTTGTTTGCCCAGGATGTCGCGACCTTCCTGGAGGAGAATAGCGGTGATGAGCATCTGCGACCGTTCCTTGAGCCTCTCGCTGCAGCCGTTGAGCGTCTTGATGATGTGACCGAGCATGTGATCAAGCAGGCCGGCGATAACCCGAACGCCGTGGGCGCCGCATCAGTCGATTACCTCGATCTGTTCGGACTGACGGCCGTGGGCTACATGTGGGCAAAGATTGTGAAGGCCGCCGCGCCGAAGGCTGCAGGTGATACCTCAGGCTTCTATAGCGGAAAACTGAAGACCGCGCGGTTCTACTTTGACCGGCTGCTGCCGAAAACCGTTTCCCTGGCTGAGGGGATCCGTAGCGGCAGTGAATCAATGATGGCGCTGACCGCTGAGGAATTCTGA
- a CDS encoding acyl-CoA dehydrogenase C-terminal domain-containing protein, protein MPDYKAPLRDIKFVMTELLDSEQHYANLEGADDATPDMVDAIIGEGAKFCEQVLSPLNQVGDKEGCTWSEDSVKTPTGFKEAYQQYVEGGWPSMTADPNYGGQGLPHSLGLVMSEMVGTANWSFGMYPGLSHGATNTIEEHGTEEQKQTYLTKLISGEWTGTMCLTEPHCGSDLGTLRTKAEPNADGTYAITGTKIFISAGEHDMAENIVHIVLARLPGAPEGTKGISLFIVPKNLPNEDGSSGERNAVSCGSIEHKMGIHGNATCVMNFDGAKGWLIGPENKGLNCMFTFMNTARIGTAIQGLGAAELGFQGSLAYAKERLAMRSLSGPKNPEGIADPIIVHPDVRRMLLTQKAVAEGARALIYLTAQQADIVHSGKTEEERRAADEALGFLTPIAKAFLTEIGYEAANLGMQVFGGHGFISEWGMEQNVRDARIGMIYEGTTGIQALDLLGRKVLMTQGESLRGFTKQVHVFCKENADNEQLKEFLEPLAAMNKEWGELTTKIGMSAMKNREEVGAASVDYLMYSGYAVFAYLWARMAKVALDKMVEGTSEEMFYNAKVQTARFYFKRMLPRARGHAESMLAGADSLMDMPEEAFAI, encoded by the coding sequence ATGCCTGACTACAAAGCGCCCCTGCGTGACATCAAGTTTGTAATGACCGAGCTGCTGGACAGCGAGCAGCACTACGCCAACCTGGAAGGTGCCGACGACGCCACGCCGGATATGGTGGATGCCATTATCGGGGAAGGTGCAAAGTTCTGTGAGCAGGTTCTGTCTCCGCTGAACCAGGTGGGTGACAAGGAAGGCTGTACCTGGAGCGAAGACAGTGTCAAGACGCCGACTGGCTTCAAGGAAGCCTACCAGCAGTATGTTGAGGGTGGCTGGCCGTCCATGACCGCCGATCCCAACTACGGCGGTCAGGGCCTGCCGCACTCCCTTGGTCTGGTCATGAGCGAAATGGTCGGTACCGCCAACTGGTCCTTTGGCATGTACCCGGGCCTGAGCCACGGTGCCACCAACACCATCGAAGAGCATGGCACCGAAGAGCAGAAGCAGACCTACCTCACCAAGCTGATCAGCGGTGAGTGGACTGGCACCATGTGTCTGACCGAGCCGCACTGTGGCTCCGATCTGGGCACCCTGCGCACCAAGGCAGAGCCGAATGCCGACGGCACCTACGCCATCACTGGTACCAAGATCTTTATCTCTGCCGGTGAGCACGACATGGCAGAGAACATTGTCCACATCGTTCTGGCCCGTCTGCCGGGCGCACCGGAAGGCACCAAGGGTATCTCCTTGTTCATCGTGCCCAAGAACCTGCCGAACGAAGACGGCTCCTCCGGTGAGCGCAACGCGGTGTCCTGCGGTTCCATCGAGCACAAGATGGGTATCCACGGCAACGCCACCTGCGTAATGAACTTTGACGGCGCCAAGGGCTGGCTGATCGGGCCCGAGAACAAGGGCCTGAACTGCATGTTCACCTTCATGAACACGGCTCGTATCGGCACCGCTATCCAGGGTCTGGGTGCTGCCGAGCTGGGCTTCCAGGGTTCACTGGCCTACGCCAAGGAGCGTCTGGCCATGCGTTCACTGAGCGGTCCGAAGAACCCGGAAGGCATTGCCGATCCGATCATCGTTCACCCGGATGTTCGTCGCATGCTGCTGACCCAGAAAGCGGTAGCGGAAGGCGCTCGCGCCCTGATTTACCTGACGGCGCAGCAGGCTGATATCGTTCACAGCGGCAAGACCGAAGAAGAGCGTCGCGCTGCAGACGAAGCGCTGGGCTTCCTGACGCCGATCGCCAAGGCGTTCCTGACCGAGATCGGGTACGAGGCAGCCAATCTGGGCATGCAGGTATTCGGTGGCCACGGCTTTATCTCCGAGTGGGGTATGGAGCAGAACGTTCGTGACGCCCGTATCGGCATGATCTACGAAGGCACCACCGGCATCCAGGCGCTGGATCTGCTGGGCCGCAAGGTTCTGATGACCCAGGGCGAGTCTTTGAGAGGCTTTACCAAGCAGGTTCATGTGTTCTGCAAGGAAAACGCCGACAACGAACAGTTGAAGGAATTCCTCGAGCCGCTGGCCGCCATGAACAAGGAGTGGGGCGAGCTGACCACCAAGATCGGCATGTCCGCCATGAAGAACCGCGAAGAAGTAGGTGCGGCCTCTGTGGACTACCTGATGTACTCCGGTTACGCGGTCTTTGCGTACCTGTGGGCTCGGATGGCCAAGGTCGCTCTGGACAAGATGGTTGAAGGAACGTCCGAAGAGATGTTCTACAACGCCAAGGTTCAGACTGCGCGCTTCTACTTCAAGCGCATGCTGCCCCGGGCCAGGGGTCATGCAGAAAGCATGCTGGCCGGCGCCGACAGCCTGATGGACATGCCGGAGGAAGCCTTCGCCATCTAA
- a CDS encoding putative metalloprotease CJM1_0395 family protein, which translates to MSSPVSGSARGQQAGASAQQEAPAGGKKATDATSPVDAARKNRESDRTGKTTDNSRGLSGDEIKELTELKARDREVRAHEAAHQAVGGQYAGAMSLTYQRGADGAQYAVGGEVPIDISPVQGNPQATIQKMQTVRAAAMAPAEPSGQDQAVAAQAMQLMLQAQSELTMEGGPSKAARETYREVSAMAEKEGEKDRPVASSFEPVSA; encoded by the coding sequence GTGTCTTCTCCTGTTTCCGGTTCTGCACGCGGCCAACAGGCCGGTGCGTCAGCTCAGCAGGAAGCGCCCGCCGGAGGCAAAAAGGCAACCGATGCCACGTCGCCAGTCGATGCTGCACGGAAAAACCGGGAATCTGACCGCACCGGAAAAACCACGGATAACTCACGGGGCCTGAGTGGCGACGAGATCAAGGAACTGACCGAACTCAAAGCCCGGGACCGTGAAGTCCGGGCCCATGAGGCGGCGCATCAGGCGGTGGGTGGCCAGTACGCGGGTGCCATGTCGCTCACCTACCAGCGAGGGGCGGACGGCGCGCAATATGCGGTTGGCGGCGAAGTTCCCATTGATATCTCTCCAGTACAGGGGAATCCCCAGGCCACCATCCAGAAAATGCAGACGGTACGGGCCGCGGCCATGGCGCCAGCGGAGCCGTCGGGCCAGGACCAGGCGGTTGCCGCCCAGGCCATGCAGTTGATGCTCCAGGCCCAGTCAGAACTGACGATGGAAGGCGGGCCGTCAAAGGCTGCCCGCGAGACTTATCGTGAGGTTTCCGCCATGGCTGAAAAAGAGGGTGAGAAAGATCGGCCCGTCGCCTCTTCGTTCGAACCCGTGTCCGCCTGA
- a CDS encoding flagellar basal body rod C-terminal domain-containing protein, whose product MISNTLSNPLSIGLQGVQEGMAGMENAARKIARGGADGPQGTAEGAGSLIEPMIDLKIYERSVEASAQVVKTADETLGTLLDIMA is encoded by the coding sequence ATGATCAGTAATACACTCTCAAATCCCTTATCGATTGGTCTCCAGGGCGTTCAGGAGGGCATGGCCGGCATGGAAAATGCGGCCCGCAAGATTGCCCGTGGCGGAGCAGATGGTCCTCAGGGCACCGCAGAGGGTGCGGGAAGCCTGATTGAGCCCATGATCGACCTCAAGATTTACGAGCGTAGTGTAGAGGCCTCAGCACAGGTGGTGAAAACCGCCGATGAAACCCTGGGAACGCTTCTGGATATCATGGCCTGA
- the bioD gene encoding dethiobiotin synthase, whose translation MAKKSYFITGTDTGVGKTMVSAAILYAARAMGKRTLAMKPIASGCDRTPEGLRNEDALILQNAISESLAYELINPVALEPAIAPHVAAEQAGRHITVDRLVGFCRGLQIRPADLLLVEGAGGWRVPLNDRETYAEFPRQLAMPVILVVSLRLGCINHALLTAEAIRNDGLVLAGWVANRTESDPMSCEQDTLNYLVNHMASPCLGILPWLEHSRPEMLASYLNIDSLFEK comes from the coding sequence ATGGCGAAGAAATCCTATTTTATAACCGGTACCGACACCGGTGTGGGCAAAACCATGGTATCGGCGGCGATTCTGTATGCCGCCCGGGCCATGGGCAAACGGACGCTCGCGATGAAGCCGATTGCGTCTGGCTGTGACCGGACGCCTGAGGGACTGCGAAACGAGGATGCGTTGATCCTGCAAAATGCCATTTCCGAATCGCTGGCCTATGAGCTGATCAACCCGGTAGCGCTGGAACCTGCCATAGCACCTCATGTGGCGGCCGAACAGGCTGGCCGGCATATCACCGTAGACCGCCTGGTGGGATTTTGTCGGGGGCTGCAGATTCGTCCCGCGGATCTCCTGCTGGTGGAGGGTGCCGGCGGCTGGCGGGTGCCGCTCAATGATCGGGAAACCTATGCGGAGTTTCCACGCCAGTTGGCCATGCCGGTGATTCTGGTGGTTTCGCTTAGGCTGGGGTGCATCAATCACGCGTTACTCACGGCGGAAGCCATCCGGAATGACGGGCTGGTGCTGGCGGGCTGGGTGGCCAACCGGACTGAATCCGACCCCATGAGTTGTGAGCAGGACACGCTCAATTACCTGGTCAATCACATGGCGTCGCCCTGTCTGGGAATACTGCCGTGGCTTGAGCATTCACGTCCCGAAATGCTGGCAAGCTACCTTAATATCGATTCGCTGTTTGAAAAATGA
- the bioC gene encoding malonyl-ACP O-methyltransferase BioC — protein sequence MGAMSLVRGGRDSQQGASSALKADIARGFGNARSTYESASRLQRFMGNAMLHKLQAPGDLVAGSEVVDLGCGTGWFTRKLAGMVQVAAVTGVDLSPGMVQEARGKGVQGIGWAVADAEYLPLPDASCDLIFSNLMIQWCADPRAVLRECRRVLRPGGRLMVSSLLDGTLIELKRAWRAADPGHEHVNRFETETALTAKVHGELKEATIETRTIRLPYTAPMMLAAELRHLGAGFRGAERRKAVTAPGRMREMCRHYPEQPDGTIMASYEAAWIYWTKR from the coding sequence ATGGGCGCAATGAGTCTGGTGAGAGGTGGCCGGGACAGCCAGCAAGGCGCATCCAGTGCGCTCAAGGCTGACATTGCCCGGGGCTTTGGCAATGCCCGAAGCACATACGAGAGCGCCTCGAGATTACAGCGATTCATGGGCAATGCCATGTTGCACAAGCTTCAGGCCCCGGGCGATCTGGTGGCGGGATCGGAGGTTGTAGACCTCGGGTGCGGCACCGGCTGGTTTACCCGTAAGCTCGCCGGAATGGTGCAGGTGGCGGCAGTGACTGGTGTTGATCTGTCTCCTGGCATGGTGCAGGAGGCCCGGGGAAAAGGCGTCCAGGGCATTGGCTGGGCTGTTGCTGACGCCGAATACCTGCCTTTACCGGACGCAAGTTGCGACCTGATTTTCAGTAACCTGATGATCCAGTGGTGCGCGGATCCCCGGGCGGTACTCCGGGAATGCCGGCGGGTTCTGCGTCCGGGTGGCCGGCTCATGGTGTCCAGTCTTCTCGACGGCACTCTGATAGAGCTCAAGCGGGCCTGGCGGGCGGCTGATCCGGGGCATGAACATGTAAACCGTTTCGAAACCGAAACGGCCCTGACGGCGAAAGTTCATGGCGAACTGAAAGAAGCGACCATTGAAACCCGAACCATCCGTCTACCTTACACAGCGCCCATGATGCTGGCGGCGGAGCTCCGGCATCTTGGTGCGGGTTTTCGGGGTGCGGAACGGCGCAAGGCGGTGACCGCACCGGGAAGAATGAGAGAGATGTGCCGGCATTATCCGGAACAGCCGGATGGAACGATTATGGCCAGTTACGAGGCGGCCTGGATCTACTGGACGAAGCGTTGA
- a CDS encoding alpha/beta hydrolase family protein, with translation MSSAGACPRLLMIGGWGVRAEMLSALYGFWPGEVVPVSLDDDLLSRCHTVCDVADELLSLYPEPSVWMGWSLGSQVVVEAASRETGSVACVITLGGFPKFVADQTWPCGMAASEFKAFARGTAENPQRYWLHFLLLMINGVADEKQERQNLKFWLEKGTLVSHEHLCNSLAWLDAGDQRALWRSLDLPALHILGDKDLVVRCWGDDLELPAASCLSVVDGMAHWPGGCSAAACWGLIQSFLAVNLELPTWAQ, from the coding sequence ATGAGTTCCGCCGGGGCCTGTCCGCGTTTGCTGATGATTGGAGGCTGGGGTGTTCGGGCAGAGATGCTGTCGGCGCTTTATGGCTTCTGGCCCGGCGAGGTGGTGCCGGTATCGCTCGATGACGACTTGCTGTCTCGCTGCCATACCGTGTGTGACGTGGCTGATGAGCTGCTGTCGCTGTATCCGGAGCCGTCGGTCTGGATGGGTTGGTCCCTTGGCAGCCAGGTTGTGGTGGAGGCTGCCTCGCGGGAGACCGGTTCCGTGGCCTGCGTTATTACGCTTGGTGGTTTTCCGAAATTTGTCGCTGACCAGACCTGGCCCTGTGGTATGGCGGCGTCGGAGTTCAAGGCGTTTGCCCGTGGTACTGCCGAGAATCCCCAGCGATACTGGCTGCATTTTCTGCTGTTGATGATCAATGGCGTAGCGGACGAGAAGCAGGAGCGGCAGAATCTCAAGTTCTGGCTGGAAAAAGGCACTCTGGTCTCCCACGAGCACCTGTGCAACAGCCTTGCCTGGCTGGACGCCGGTGACCAGCGCGCACTCTGGCGTTCACTTGACCTGCCGGCTCTGCATATCCTGGGAGACAAAGACCTTGTCGTCAGGTGCTGGGGTGATGATCTTGAGCTCCCTGCAGCCAGTTGTCTGTCGGTGGTTGATGGCATGGCGCATTGGCCAGGCGGGTGTTCGGCCGCCGCATGCTGGGGCCTGATCCAATCGTTTCTGGCGGTGAATCTGGAGTTGCCGACATGGGCGCAATGA
- the bioF gene encoding 8-amino-7-oxononanoate synthase: MRDFALELEDRKQAGLYRIRRQVTGPQQPSLVAGGKPLLSFCSNDYLGLANHPANMDALRNALPETGLGGASSHLICGHHDAHHRLEQRLADFTGRSSALFFSTGYMANMGVISALAGRGDTVFSDRLNHASIIDGCILSRARIRRYGHGDVAALESMLAETTGHKLVVTDGVFSMDGDVAPLADLARVCRAHDALLVVDDAHGIGVLGPQGRGSVAESGLSEADVPVLIGTLGKAVGTSGAFVAGPALLMDYLVQKARTYIYTTAMPPALASATCASIDLIERDDARREQVLGLVSRFRREASALGYELMDSRTPIQPIMVGDNPTALALSQALEDRGLLVSAIRPPTVPVGEARLRVTFSAGHSREDLDCLLNALSECRHLLQRPDLAI; the protein is encoded by the coding sequence GTGCGGGACTTTGCCCTTGAACTCGAAGACCGTAAACAAGCTGGGCTTTACCGGATCCGTCGGCAGGTGACCGGCCCCCAGCAACCGTCCCTGGTGGCCGGCGGCAAACCCTTGCTGTCTTTTTGCAGCAACGATTACCTGGGTCTTGCCAATCACCCAGCCAACATGGACGCACTGCGTAACGCACTTCCGGAGACAGGCCTCGGGGGGGCATCCTCGCATCTGATCTGTGGGCATCACGACGCCCACCACCGGTTGGAACAGCGCCTGGCAGACTTTACCGGGCGTAGTTCGGCGCTGTTTTTCTCCACCGGTTACATGGCCAATATGGGGGTTATTTCTGCTTTGGCCGGCCGGGGCGATACGGTTTTCTCGGATCGGCTGAACCACGCTTCCATCATAGATGGCTGTATTCTCAGCCGGGCCCGGATTCGGCGCTATGGCCATGGGGATGTGGCGGCGCTGGAATCGATGCTGGCAGAAACGACCGGCCATAAGCTGGTGGTGACGGACGGGGTGTTCAGTATGGATGGTGATGTGGCGCCGCTGGCTGACCTGGCGCGGGTCTGTCGGGCCCACGATGCCTTGCTGGTGGTTGACGATGCTCATGGCATTGGCGTTCTCGGGCCGCAGGGGCGGGGGAGTGTCGCTGAGTCGGGGCTGTCGGAAGCGGACGTGCCGGTACTGATTGGCACTCTGGGCAAGGCGGTGGGTACCAGCGGTGCCTTTGTTGCCGGCCCGGCATTGTTGATGGATTATCTGGTTCAGAAGGCGCGCACCTATATCTACACAACGGCCATGCCGCCGGCGCTTGCCTCGGCGACCTGTGCGAGTATTGATCTGATCGAACGCGATGATGCCCGTCGGGAGCAGGTTCTGGGACTGGTGTCCCGATTCCGGCGTGAGGCCTCTGCGCTGGGTTATGAGTTGATGGACTCCCGCACGCCCATCCAGCCGATCATGGTTGGTGATAACCCCACAGCCCTGGCGTTGAGCCAGGCCCTGGAGGACCGGGGATTGCTGGTTTCGGCGATACGGCCGCCGACCGTTCCCGTGGGCGAGGCGCGGTTGCGGGTTACCTTCAGTGCGGGCCATTCCCGGGAGGATCTCGATTGCCTTCTGAATGCACTGTCGGAGTGCCGCCACCTGCTTCAGAGACCGGATTTGGCGATATGA